The Enterococcus sp. 7F3_DIV0205 genome has a window encoding:
- a CDS encoding DgaE family pyridoxal phosphate-dependent ammonia lyase, translating to MTISYEKFNLKEVINASGKMTILGVSKVSENVLAAQKFGGEHFFEMSELSIQTGAYLAKLLTVEDAQVVSSASAGIAQSVAALIGEGSAYHAYHPYTDKITKREIILPKGHNVDYGTPVEVMVEQGGGRVVEAGYANMCSPEHIEMMITDQTAAILYIKSHHTVQKSMLSVEEAATVAKANNLPLIVDAAAEEDLFKYIEAGADLVIYSGAKAIEGPSAGLVIGKKAYIEWIRLQGKGIGRAMKIGKDNILGFTQAVEDYVKNGSEAGASMQARLAPFIEGLNTITNIEAKVVQDGAGRDIYRASIKVSGAKSAKAVIQELKAESPAIYTREYQANNGIIEFDIRSVNEEEMNKIVTRLSEIMN from the coding sequence ATGACAATTAGTTATGAAAAATTCAATCTAAAAGAAGTCATCAATGCCTCAGGGAAAATGACGATCTTAGGCGTATCGAAAGTCTCAGAGAATGTATTAGCCGCGCAAAAATTCGGTGGGGAACATTTCTTTGAGATGAGTGAGTTAAGTATTCAAACAGGCGCTTACCTAGCTAAATTATTGACTGTCGAAGATGCGCAAGTTGTTTCATCTGCATCTGCTGGCATCGCCCAAAGTGTGGCAGCCTTGATCGGTGAAGGTTCAGCTTATCACGCTTACCATCCATACACAGATAAAATCACCAAACGTGAAATCATCTTACCTAAAGGGCATAATGTAGACTACGGTACGCCCGTTGAAGTAATGGTCGAACAAGGTGGGGGACGAGTGGTGGAAGCAGGCTATGCCAATATGTGTTCACCTGAACACATTGAAATGATGATCACAGACCAAACAGCCGCGATTCTCTACATCAAGAGCCACCATACTGTTCAAAAAAGTATGTTAAGTGTGGAAGAAGCCGCAACAGTGGCCAAAGCGAACAACTTGCCGTTGATCGTTGATGCCGCAGCGGAAGAAGACTTATTCAAATACATCGAAGCAGGCGCAGATCTTGTGATCTACAGTGGAGCCAAAGCCATCGAAGGCCCAAGTGCCGGACTTGTGATCGGCAAAAAAGCTTATATCGAATGGATCCGCCTACAAGGAAAAGGCATCGGCCGCGCAATGAAAATCGGTAAAGATAATATCTTAGGCTTTACCCAAGCGGTAGAAGATTATGTGAAAAACGGCAGTGAAGCAGGGGCTTCTATGCAAGCACGCTTAGCCCCATTTATTGAGGGACTAAATACTATCACAAATATCGAAGCCAAAGTCGTTCAAGATGGAGCGGGTAGAGATATTTACCGTGCCAGTATCAAAGTCAGCGGAGCGAAATCAGCCAAAGCAGTCATCCAAGAATTAAAAGCTGAAAGTCCCGCTATTTATACCCGAGAATACCAAGCCAACAACGGGATCATCGAATTCGATATCCGTTCTGTCAATGAAGAAGAAATGAATAAAATCGTGACTCGTTTAAGCGAAATCATGAATTAA
- a CDS encoding YaiI/YqxD family protein, with the protein MKIFIDGDGSPVKDATIEVALVYSLEVVIVTSIDHYSLKEYPKNVSFVYVDKGADAADYKIVQLIKGDDLLVTQDYGLASLVLPKGACVLHQLGYQYTAATIDGLLEQRYFSAKVRKSGGHTKGPKAFTAENRELFKEKLIEVLEAKKENER; encoded by the coding sequence ATGAAAATTTTTATTGATGGTGACGGTTCACCAGTAAAAGATGCGACAATTGAAGTTGCACTAGTTTATTCTCTTGAGGTTGTGATCGTAACAAGTATTGATCATTATTCTTTGAAAGAGTATCCTAAAAATGTTTCTTTTGTTTATGTTGATAAGGGAGCTGATGCAGCTGATTATAAGATTGTTCAACTAATCAAAGGTGATGATCTGTTAGTAACACAAGATTATGGGCTAGCTTCATTGGTTTTGCCTAAGGGCGCGTGTGTACTTCATCAGCTGGGGTATCAGTATACAGCAGCAACTATTGATGGCTTATTGGAGCAACGTTATTTTAGTGCAAAAGTTCGTAAAAGTGGTGGTCATACAAAGGGACCTAAAGCTTTCACCGCTGAAAATCGTGAACTATTTAAAGAAAAATTGATTGAAGTGCTAGAAGCAAAAAAAGAGAATGAACGCTGA
- a CDS encoding D-alanine--D-alanine ligase, whose product MKITLLYGGRSEEHDVSILSAYSVLNAIYYNYYQVQLVFISKEGQWVKGPLLSEKPESKEVLNLTWSDDGEIDKWGEFTGKVIRPCDIQEEDTIVFPVLHGPNGEDGTIQGFLETIGMPYVGAGVLASANAMDKIMTKYLLQTAGIPQVPYVPVLKNNWKENPKKVFEQCEGSLIYPVFVKPANMGSSVGISKAENREELQNALEEAYRYDSRAIVEQGIEAREIEVAVLGNEDVRTTQPGEIVKDVEFYDYNSKYIDNQITMQIPAEVPDEVHQKAQEYAKKAYTLLDGSGLSRCDFFLTSKNELFLNELNTMPGFTQFSMYPLLWENMGLKYSDLIEELIQLGLNRFKQRQSFFER is encoded by the coding sequence TTGAAGATTACTTTGCTATATGGTGGGAGAAGTGAAGAACATGATGTTTCGATATTGTCTGCCTATTCCGTTTTAAATGCGATCTATTATAATTACTATCAAGTTCAACTGGTTTTTATTAGCAAAGAAGGTCAATGGGTGAAAGGACCGCTCTTGTCAGAAAAGCCGGAAAGCAAAGAGGTTCTTAATCTGACTTGGTCTGATGATGGGGAAATAGATAAATGGGGCGAATTTACAGGTAAAGTGATTCGACCTTGTGATATTCAAGAAGAAGATACGATTGTTTTCCCTGTATTACATGGACCAAATGGCGAAGATGGAACAATCCAAGGCTTTTTAGAAACGATCGGAATGCCATATGTGGGAGCTGGCGTCTTAGCTAGTGCGAATGCAATGGATAAAATCATGACCAAATACTTGCTTCAAACAGCAGGCATCCCTCAAGTACCGTATGTTCCAGTTTTGAAAAACAATTGGAAAGAAAACCCAAAGAAAGTCTTTGAACAATGCGAAGGTTCATTGATTTATCCAGTATTTGTCAAACCGGCGAACATGGGTTCAAGTGTTGGGATTAGTAAAGCGGAAAATCGTGAAGAATTACAAAATGCTTTGGAAGAAGCGTATCGTTATGATTCTCGAGCAATCGTTGAACAAGGAATCGAAGCACGTGAGATCGAAGTGGCGGTTTTAGGAAATGAAGATGTGCGGACGACACAACCTGGTGAGATCGTAAAAGATGTTGAATTTTATGATTACAATTCAAAATATATTGACAATCAAATTACAATGCAGATTCCAGCTGAAGTCCCAGATGAAGTTCACCAAAAAGCGCAAGAATATGCTAAAAAAGCCTATACATTATTAGACGGAAGTGGTCTTAGCCGTTGTGATTTCTTTTTAACAAGTAAGAATGAATTATTCTTGAATGAACTGAATACGATGCCAGGTTTCACCCAGTTCAGTATGTATCCATTACTATGGGAAAACATGGGCTTGAAGTATAGCGATTTGATTGAAGAACTGATTCAGTTAGGACTAAATCGCTTTAAACAAAGACAAAGTTTTTTTGAAAGATAA
- a CDS encoding amidohydrolase/deacetylase family metallohydrolase — translation MSYDLIIKNGRTIEGKPIEIAINAGKIAKVADKIEADGKELIELSADTYLSAGWIDDHVHCFEKMTLYYDFPDEIGVKKGVTTVIDAGTTGAENIHEFYDLAKQAKTNVYALVNISKWGIVEQDELADLSKVKEELVHKALTELPDFVVGIKARMSKTVIGDNGITPLEMAKKIQKENNDLPLMVHIGSAPPELNKILAHMTKGDVLTHCFNGKPNGILDQSTNKVKDFAWAAYNKGVVFDIGHGTDSFNFHVAETALAEGMKATSISTDIYIRNREKGPVHDLATTMEKLRVVGYDWPEIIEKVTEAPAENFRFETKGHLKEGYDGDITIFTIEAGQKTLTDSNGFTREAKELIKPVKTIIGGTVYDN, via the coding sequence GAACAATTGAAGGTAAACCAATAGAAATAGCAATAAATGCTGGGAAAATCGCAAAAGTTGCGGATAAAATCGAAGCAGATGGGAAAGAATTGATCGAACTATCAGCTGATACCTATCTATCAGCTGGTTGGATCGATGATCATGTTCACTGTTTTGAAAAGATGACTTTGTATTATGATTTTCCAGATGAAATTGGTGTAAAAAAAGGCGTAACAACAGTAATCGATGCAGGTACAACAGGCGCTGAAAATATCCATGAATTTTATGACCTAGCCAAACAAGCAAAAACTAATGTCTATGCGTTAGTGAATATTTCGAAATGGGGCATTGTTGAGCAAGATGAACTGGCAGATCTTAGTAAGGTAAAAGAAGAGCTCGTTCATAAGGCGTTGACTGAATTGCCTGATTTTGTTGTAGGAATCAAAGCGCGTATGAGTAAAACAGTGATCGGTGACAATGGGATCACTCCTTTAGAGATGGCGAAGAAGATTCAAAAGGAAAACAATGACCTGCCGCTTATGGTGCATATTGGATCAGCTCCTCCAGAGCTAAACAAGATACTAGCTCATATGACAAAAGGGGATGTGTTGACCCATTGCTTTAATGGAAAACCCAATGGTATTTTAGATCAGTCAACAAATAAAGTTAAAGATTTTGCTTGGGCTGCCTATAATAAAGGTGTTGTATTTGATATTGGTCATGGGACGGATAGTTTTAATTTCCATGTTGCTGAAACAGCTTTAGCAGAAGGTATGAAAGCAACTTCGATCAGTACAGATATTTACATCCGTAACCGTGAAAAAGGTCCAGTTCATGATTTAGCCACTACGATGGAAAAATTACGTGTGGTCGGATATGATTGGCCTGAAATTATTGAAAAAGTGACCGAAGCACCTGCTGAAAACTTCCGTTTTGAGACAAAAGGTCATTTAAAAGAAGGCTATGACGGAGATATCACAATTTTTACGATTGAAGCAGGCCAAAAGACATTGACTGATTCAAACGGATTTACCAGAGAAGCAAAAGAATTGATCAAACCTGTAAAAACCATTATTGGAGGAACAGTTTATGACAATTAG
- the dagF gene encoding 2-dehydro-3-deoxy-phosphogluconate aldolase, with amino-acid sequence MTLTPNYLEDRICLNVLANSVENAKDCYEAAEGHIVLGVLSKNYPTDEAAIEDMKKYAAETNNALSVGLGAGDPNQSQMVSRISKELQPQHVNQVFTGVGTSRALLGQNDTIVNGLVSPTGKVGIVNIATGPLSSQTPAGEVTIETAIRLLQDMGGSSIKFFPMKGLAHIEEYKAVAEACAKYDFYLEPTGGIDLENFEEIVQIAVDAGVKKIIPHVYSSIIDSETGDTRPEDVKTLLGMIKNTLNN; translated from the coding sequence ATGACATTAACACCAAACTATTTAGAAGACCGTATTTGCCTAAACGTTTTAGCCAACTCAGTAGAAAACGCAAAAGACTGTTACGAAGCTGCCGAAGGGCATATCGTTTTAGGTGTTTTATCTAAAAACTACCCAACCGATGAAGCCGCGATCGAAGACATGAAAAAATATGCCGCAGAAACCAACAACGCATTATCAGTCGGTTTAGGCGCAGGGGATCCAAACCAAAGCCAAATGGTGTCAAGAATCTCAAAAGAACTACAACCGCAACACGTCAACCAAGTCTTCACAGGCGTTGGGACATCTCGTGCTTTATTAGGTCAAAATGACACGATCGTTAATGGCTTAGTCTCACCAACAGGCAAAGTCGGCATCGTCAATATCGCCACAGGTCCCTTAAGTTCCCAAACACCAGCAGGTGAAGTAACGATCGAAACAGCGATTCGTTTATTACAAGATATGGGCGGCAGCTCCATCAAATTCTTCCCAATGAAAGGATTAGCACATATCGAAGAATACAAAGCAGTTGCAGAGGCCTGTGCAAAATATGATTTCTACCTAGAACCAACAGGGGGCATCGATTTAGAAAACTTTGAAGAAATCGTACAAATCGCAGTGGACGCAGGCGTGAAAAAGATCATTCCTCACGTATACAGCTCGATCATCGACTCAGAAACAGGCGATACAAGACCAGAAGATGTGAAAACATTACTAGGTATGATTAAAAATACGTTGAACAACTAA
- a CDS encoding sugar kinase, whose protein sequence is MRIAAFGEIMMRLTPPEYLMLEQTKDLRLDFTGTGVNILSNLAHFGCQTSLLTNLPDNRLGEAAKASVRQLGIQDRWIGSSGDHIGSYFAEMGFGPRPTQVTYQNRRSSSFGVSNASSYEFDAFLEETDLVHICGISLSLTEETRDAAFTLAKKASTSGKKVCFDFNFRPSLNTAHGVAFMKEQYEKILPYCDLVFGSQRDLTDLLGMKLDESLDSSKKFEELVQRFMLEYKITHFAGTVRHGKGDKHYLSGFLFDSENYVQAAPREIINLDRIGAGDAYAAGVLLGVIEEWSLLEIVEFATANGVLAHTIQGDIPLTTRKQVRHIMEQPTVDLIR, encoded by the coding sequence ATGAGAATTGCAGCGTTTGGTGAAATAATGATGCGTTTGACACCACCAGAATATCTGATGTTGGAACAAACTAAGGATTTACGTTTAGATTTTACAGGTACAGGAGTCAATATTTTAAGTAATCTCGCTCATTTTGGCTGTCAAACAAGCTTATTGACAAATCTTCCAGATAATCGTTTGGGCGAAGCAGCAAAAGCAAGTGTTCGTCAATTAGGTATTCAAGATCGTTGGATAGGTTCTTCTGGGGATCATATAGGTTCTTATTTTGCTGAAATGGGATTTGGACCAAGACCTACACAAGTTACTTATCAAAATCGTCGAAGTAGTTCTTTTGGTGTGAGTAATGCATCTAGTTATGAGTTTGATGCATTTTTAGAAGAAACAGACTTAGTCCATATTTGCGGGATTTCATTAAGTTTGACGGAAGAAACGCGCGATGCAGCTTTTACATTAGCAAAAAAGGCGAGTACTTCTGGAAAAAAAGTTTGTTTTGATTTTAATTTTCGTCCTAGTTTAAACACGGCTCATGGTGTGGCGTTTATGAAGGAACAATATGAAAAAATATTACCGTATTGTGATTTAGTTTTTGGCAGCCAACGTGATTTAACCGACTTATTAGGGATGAAATTGGATGAATCATTGGATTCTTCTAAAAAATTTGAAGAGTTAGTTCAGCGATTTATGTTAGAGTACAAAATTACACACTTTGCAGGAACCGTTCGTCACGGTAAAGGAGATAAACATTATTTAAGCGGTTTTTTATTTGATTCAGAAAACTATGTTCAAGCTGCGCCACGTGAGATTATTAATCTAGATCGAATCGGTGCGGGTGATGCATATGCTGCAGGTGTTTTACTTGGCGTAATTGAAGAGTGGTCATTATTGGAAATAGTAGAGTTTGCAACGGCTAACGGTGTTTTAGCTCATACGATTCAAGGGGATATACCACTAACGACGCGCAAACAAGTTAGACATATCATGGAGCAGCCAACAGTAGATTTGATCCGTTAA